From one Triticum aestivum cultivar Chinese Spring chromosome 4B, IWGSC CS RefSeq v2.1, whole genome shotgun sequence genomic stretch:
- the LOC123090186 gene encoding probable N-acetyltransferase HLS1, whose translation MWATAMLAHQMGSEYAGTEEEAPYFHRLEKLSINFMYFATLGIKVTAGDKFRHSQWIRIQSSLSAMEDAEGKPRVIIREYSPSTDRAGTEAVDRECEVGQPGGMSLHADLLGDPVARIRHSPAYLMLVAETSAQPGRIVGLIRGTVKSVATGKSCPGKPAFASVGYILGLRVSPSHRRMGVALRLVGHLERWFSLMGAEYAYMATDKSNEASVQLFTGRCGYYKFRTPSLLVHPVHAHRLRAPRRAAVLSLDARDAEQLYRRRFSHVELFPADIGAVLGNRLSLGTFLAVVDEGFKWRGVEHFLASPPASWAVASLWDCGGVFRLEMRGSSRLRRAAAAASRALDRAAKWMRVPSVPNFFRPFAGWFAYGLGGEGDDAALAAKALYVSFVNRARGRAAAVAVEVAALDPLRRRLPHWRSLSCAEDLWCMKRLGGGESDADGWDWAKSAPGQSIFVDPREV comes from the exons ATGTGGGCCACCGCCATGCTGGCACACCAGATGGGCAGCGAGTACGccggaacagaggaggaggcacCGTATTTTCACCGGCTAGAAAAGCTGAGCATCAATTTTATGTATTTTGCAACTTTAGGTATCAAAGTGACCGCGGGGGATAAGTTTAGACACTCTCAGT GGATACGGATACAGTCGAGCTTGAGTGCCATGGAAGATGCAGAGGGGAAGCCAAGGGTAATCATCCGGGAGTACAGCCCGTCGACGGACCGCGCCGGCACGGAGGCCGTCGATCGCGAGTGCGAGGTCGGCCAACCCGGCGGCATGTCGCTCCACGCCGACCTGCTCGGCGACCCAGTCGCCCGCATTCGCCACTCGCCGGCCTACCTCATGCTC GTAGCTGAGACGTCTGCCCAGCCCGGCCGGATCGTCGGCCTCATCCGCGGCACCGTCAAGTCCGTGGC CACGGGAAAGAGCTGCCCCGGCAAGCCCGCCTTCGCCAGCGTCGGCTACATTCTCGGCCTCCGCGTCTCACCTTCCCACAG GAGGATGGGCGTAGCGCTGCGGCTGGTAGGGCATCTGGAGCGGTGGTTCTCGCTGATGGGCGCCGAGTATGCGTACATGGCCACGGATAAGTCCAACGAGGCGTCTGTGCAGCTCTTCACCGGGCGGTGCGGTTACTACAAGTTTCGCACGCCGTCGCTCCTCGTGCACCCCGTGCACGCGCACCGCCTCCGGGCCCCGCGCCGCGCGGCCGTTTTGTCCCTCGACGCGCGCGACGCCGAGCAGCTGTACCGCCGACGGTTCAGCCACGTCGAGCTCTTCCCGGCCGACATCGGCGCCGTCCTCGGCAACAGGCTCTCGCTCGGCACGTTCCTGGCCGTCGTGGACGAAGGTTTTAAGTGGCGCGGGGTGGAGCACTTCCTGGCCTCGCCGCCGGCGTCGTGGGCCGTGGCGAGCCTATGGGACTGCGGCGGCGTGTTCCGCCTGGAGATGCGCGGGTCCTCgcgcctccgccgcgccgccgccgccgcgagcagGGCGCTGGACCGAGCGGCCAAGTGGATGCGCGTGCCGTCCGTTCCCAACTTCTTCCGTCCGTTCGCGGGCTGGTTCGCGTACGGCCTCGGCGGCGAAGGCGACGACGCAGCGCTGGCCGCGAAGGCGCTGTACGTGTCGTTCGTGAACAGGGCGCGCGGCAGGGCGGCGGCCGTGGCAGTGGAGGTGGCCGCGCTGGACCCGCTCCGGCGACGGCTGCCGCACTGGCGCAGCCTGTCGTGCGCAGAGGACCTGTGGTGCATGAAGCGGCTAGGAGGAGGCGAGTCCGACGCGGACGGCTGGGATTGGGCCAAGTCGGCGCCCGGGCAGTCCATCTTCGTGGACCCCAGAGAGGTTTGA